TGGCCGTTCAGCCAGTTGTGCCAGTCGTTCACGCTGCCCGAGAAGACGTTGAGGTCGATCCTACCCTCGACGCCGTGCGACAGGCCCGAGCCGGAATACTGCCAGAACAGCCAGCGGCGGTTCGGATAACGCTTGGAAGGATGCGCGGCGACCGAGCGCAGCCAGAAGGGATATTGCTTCAGCTCGCCGGAAAGGTTGTCCTCGTAGAAGTCCGGTGCGGTATAGATGATCGGCCGCTTGCCGTAGTGCCGTTCCAGCATCTCGGCGAAGACACGGATCTTCTCGACATATTTCTCGCGCGACAGGCGCTTCTTGCAGGCGGAATCGCCATTGTATTCGGCATCGATGACCGGCGGCAGCGCATCCGGATCCTTCGGCACGTTGCGGATGAACCATTCGGCCTGCGAGCTTGCGACACGGCACCAGTAGAAGAAGTGGTAGGCGCCGCGCCGGATGCCCGCCTCCTTGGCCCGGCGCCAGTTCTTCTGGAACATCGGATCGAGATGGTCGCCGCCGTCC
This DNA window, taken from Shinella zoogloeoides, encodes the following:
- a CDS encoding glycoside hydrolase family 25 protein — translated: MRLSVLTAILLGCASLAGCASSATPETVLSVKPSRETTSSVAKGGGPVPEVAVGESQVKADDAQEMLAWAGPVPDTHVFETVTKQSAVPAERPADTATMAEMPTQRLGKRSRVYSQQFRDAHPINFGKRAPKHYQVHGVDVSRWQGDIDWMKLRTQGANFAFIKATDGGDHLDPMFQKNWRRAKEAGIRRGAYHFFYWCRVASSQAEWFIRNVPKDPDALPPVIDAEYNGDSACKKRLSREKYVEKIRVFAEMLERHYGKRPIIYTAPDFYEDNLSGELKQYPFWLRSVAAHPSKRYPNRRWLFWQYSGSGLSHGVEGRIDLNVFSGSVNDWHNWLNGQS